A single Carettochelys insculpta isolate YL-2023 chromosome 2, ASM3395843v1, whole genome shotgun sequence DNA region contains:
- the MC2R gene encoding adrenocorticotropic hormone receptor, whose amino-acid sequence MRPDHASQITRLLGKTHVPSFENTSNLSTNSDCTQVVVPEEVFFTIATTGILENLLVLIAVIKNKNLHLPMYLFICSLSVSDILVSVYKTLENILIILCKMGHLTPRGDFETKIDDVMDSLFILSLLGSIFSLLAIAADRYITIFFALQYHNIMTMNRALIILAVIWAFCAGSGIAMAIFSHETATVISFTILFPFMLIFILCLYIHMFLLARSHAKKIASLPTRATPQRVNLKGAITLTIFFGVFLCCWGPFLLHILLMKFCPLNPYCACYMSIFHINATLVLCNGIIDPMIYAFRSPELRSTLKKMFCCTRPDWN is encoded by the coding sequence ATGAGGCCTGATCATGCTTCTCAAATAACGAGACTTCTAGGGAAGACACATGTTCCTTCATTTGAAAATACCAGTAATCTCTCCACAAACAGTGACTGCACCCAGGTTGTGGTCCCAGAAGAAGTCTTTTTCACAATTGCCACTACTGGAATACTAGAGAACCTACTTGTCCTTATAGCTGTGATCAAGAATAAGAATCTCCACCTGCCCATGTATTTGTTTATCTGTAGTTTATCAGTTTCAGATATATTGGTCAGTGTGTACAAAACTTTGGAGAACATCTTGATCATCTTATGCAAAATGGGGCATCTGACACCTCGTGGAGACTTTGAAACCAAGATAGATGACGTCATGGATTCTTTGTTTATTCTGTCTTTGCTGGGGTCGATTTTCAGCTTGCTAGCCATTGCAGCTGACCGATACATAACTATATTTTTTGCATTACAGTACCATAACATAATGACAATGAATCGTGCTTTAATCATCCTGGCAGTAATATGGGCATTCTGTGCTGGGAGTGGCATTGCTATGGCCATCTTCTCACATGAAACAGCTACAGTCATTTCCTTCActattttgtttcctttcatgTTAATTTTTATATTATGCCTCTACATCCACATGTTCTTGCTTGCACGTTCTCATGCCAAAAAGATTGCTTCATTGCCTACTAGAGCAACTCCCCAGAGAGTTAACCTGAAAGGAGCTATTACGCTAACGATTTTCTTTGGTGTTTTCCTTTGCTGCTGGGGACCCTTTCTTCTTCACATCCTCCTCATGAAGTTTTGCCCACTTAACCCTTACTGTGCTTGCTACATGTCCATTTTCCACATAAATGCTACACTCGTCTTGTGTAATGGCATCATAGACCCTATGATTTATGCATTCCGAAGTCCAGAATTACGGAGTACTTTGAAGAAGATGTTCTGTTGCACCCGGCCAGACTGGAACTAG